The region CCCATGTTGCACGGACAATCAGATCGCGTGGTTCCGCCTGCTCAGCAACAGGTAAATTGGTCTCAGCTAGTTTCTTCGAGATGAAATGATCGATAGCATCCGAGAGTGTTTGGTTTTGTGGTAGAAGATGCTGCTTACTGTGAAGCTTTTGGAAGGCCCAAAGGTCCTCCGGTGCATAGCGACGGTTGGTCCATTCTTCCGACGTGCCACCGCTTGTTCTAACAAGTTGGCCCTCTTCGTTGGTTTCGTCATTCCATTCGGCACTGCGAATGGCTTGCTGACGATCGGGTGACGGCCAAGGGGCTCCGGCAGAAATCCAACTGTGCAAGTCTTTAATCTGAGCATCACTAAGTCGGTCGTTTTCCTTCGGGGGCATTTCGTACCCGTTCCACAGGACGGCTTGATACAGCGAGCTTTCTTCTGGTTTGCCAGGCACCAACGAGGGCTCTCCTGATTCACCGCCAACAAGCATCTCTTCGCGTGTCAGAAGATTGAGGTCGCCGCGTACCTGAGCGGCATCGCTCCCATGGCAGCCAAAGCACTTCGACTGTAAGACAGGGAGTACCTTCAAGGTGAACAGCTTCTCTGCTTGTTCTCGTTCGGTTGGGGGCAGCTCCGCGGCGACGGCGTACTTCAGCGATAACCAACTTCCGAGCAGTGCAAGAGTCAGCACAACAGGAAATATAAAAGTCTTAGGGTTTGCCATGGTCGTAGATGTCTTGAATTTCGGCGGGCGTTAGTGCAGAAGAGAAAATCATGAATTCGTCGATACGGCCGTTCAGGTTACGTACGACGAACTTTGTGTCAGAAAGCGTCGGTAGTTCCCAGTTTCCGATCGAAGCAGCTCCGATCTGTGCGGATAAGGGCATTTGTTCCGCAGGCACGATGTGCCGACTGAACTCACGGCCATTGATGAAATGGGTGATCGTTCGTGAGTCCCAGTCGCATGTGACGGCGAGATGAATCCACTTCCCTTGCAACGTTGGATTCCAAAACGAGGGAGAAATTGCTTTGAAGTCTTTTGGGCCAGTTTTCTCAGTCCGATCGACTGGGCGAACCGAGAAATAAAGTTGGCCTGAATCCAGGATCTGCCAGTGAGGTTCTCCCATGTCGTACGAATCGGTGAGGAACAGTGAGTTGAACATCCGATCCAAACTGTCGATGCGTGTCCAGCATGCGAATGTAAGTGAATTGAACTCGCCTGGGATATCGACGCGGACGCGATCGCCCGGCTGCTTAAATTCGAGCGAGCTCTTGCTTGGCCAGCGTCCTTCGACCACTTTGGCTCCGATAATAGCCCCATCCAAGTCACGGTTCACAGGCTCCAAGCTGCACGGTAAACGTCGCTGCCAGGCATCGAGTTGATCGAAGGTATAGTACGTAATCAGACGCGTGTCTTTCCGCACCGCATCGGACCAACTTTTCCAACGGGCATAACGTTGATCGTCTTGTTGCTCGCTAAGTGACTCCAGGTCGTCAATTCCGATGAAGTTATCTGGCTGCATCGGAGTATCTGCGAGATCTCCGCTGTTCCCCATCGTTACGCTTTGCCCGGTTGTGATTCGTCGAATGGCCTTCGATTCAGGGTGAAGCTCTACTTCTCCATCAAAGACTTGGATGTCGACCGAATCTGCAGAGACCGACATGCCGAATTCCGTTCCGAGGTCGACTACGGTGATCTTTTCAGCATCGAGAGAAAACCCGCGTGCTGCAGGCGGAACGATTGCTCGTATTTTTCCGCGTCGAACGCGAGCTTGTTTAGAAGACTGCAATTCAATATCGGCTGGGCCTTCCAGGACGATTGTCGCACCGCAAAAGAACTCGATCTGCGCGATGCCACGATCGAGACGAAAAGGGCCCGGGTTCAGGGCATCGCCTACTTGCTGAGTTGCGTTAGAATTCGGCCAAGCCGGGTCGACCAGTCGTGTTAGCAGGGCAACTCCTTGCGAAGTGACCTCTTGGGTAGGTTTACGTTCCGTACCAGGAGTTTGATTCGCGATCGGAGCGTGTTTGTCACCACTGCCGTTGCCCGAAGAGAAGATGGACCAAGTTATAAGTGCGGCTACTAAAATAGAAGCAGCCAAGGAAAACGTAGCGAATGTCGCCCACGTCTTGACGACGAATCGATTCCGTGAGACAGGAAGCGAATGGCCAATTAGATCGA is a window of Bremerella sp. TYQ1 DNA encoding:
- a CDS encoding LamG-like jellyroll fold domain-containing protein; the encoded protein is MNNEFTELESLLMEWEAGTLSDAETTRLQAILKESPEARNYYLQWQALSAAFDVESDAVPSSDIDLIGHSLPVSRNRFVVKTWATFATFSLAASILVAALITWSIFSSGNGSGDKHAPIANQTPGTERKPTQEVTSQGVALLTRLVDPAWPNSNATQQVGDALNPGPFRLDRGIAQIEFFCGATIVLEGPADIELQSSKQARVRRGKIRAIVPPAARGFSLDAEKITVVDLGTEFGMSVSADSVDIQVFDGEVELHPESKAIRRITTGQSVTMGNSGDLADTPMQPDNFIGIDDLESLSEQQDDQRYARWKSWSDAVRKDTRLITYYTFDQLDAWQRRLPCSLEPVNRDLDGAIIGAKVVEGRWPSKSSLEFKQPGDRVRVDIPGEFNSLTFACWTRIDSLDRMFNSLFLTDSYDMGEPHWQILDSGQLYFSVRPVDRTEKTGPKDFKAISPSFWNPTLQGKWIHLAVTCDWDSRTITHFINGREFSRHIVPAEQMPLSAQIGAASIGNWELPTLSDTKFVVRNLNGRIDEFMIFSSALTPAEIQDIYDHGKP